The following proteins come from a genomic window of Coregonus clupeaformis isolate EN_2021a chromosome 2, ASM2061545v1, whole genome shotgun sequence:
- the LOC121550097 gene encoding smoothened homolog, which produces MSSHGRSSIVGGFGMLCVWAASFLVTHAVTVQRNETIFNDFCKKTTTCEVLKYNTCLGSPLPYTHTSLVLAEDSSTQDEAFEKLAMWSGLRNAPRCWAVIQPLLCAVYMPKCDNGQVELPSQHLCQATRRPCSIVDQERGWPNFLKCEETDKYPMGCTNEVQKLKFNTSGHCEAPLVKTDVQASWYKDVEGCGIQCNNPLFTDEEHSDMHAYIAVFGTVTLLCTFFTLATFLADWKNSNRYPAVILFYINTCFFMGSIGWLAQFMDGARKEIVCKSDNTMRLGEPSSTETLSCVIIFSLVYYSLMSGVIWFVMLTYAWHTSFKALGTTHQPLSGKTSYFHMVTWSVPFILTVTILATAEVDGDSVSGICFVGYKNYHYRAGFVLAPIGVVLVIGGYFLIRGVMTLFSIKSNHPGLLSEKAASKINETMLRLGIFGFLAFGFVLITFGCHFYDFFNQAEWEKSFREYVLCEANVTIAHQTNKPIPECTIKNRPSLLVEKINLFSMFGTGIAMSTWVWTKATILIWKRTWCKVIGRSDDEPKRIKKSKMIAKAFSKRKELHKDPEKELSFSMHTVSHDGPVAGINFDLNGEPSNEMSSAWAQHVTKMVARRGAILPQDISVTPTGTPVPPPEERKLWMVEAEISPEMMKRKKKRKKRKKEARPMEELAEHQGYRQREFGTSSVPRLPKLPGHRSLVANLRQHQEEAEDVLPGSYPEFRPSQPLPYQERYGGALGPSSSQRSRYPDLNPLSLSDLPEDLGLGPRCRPQQPPPSSWQHNGAFRYSGEVAPMAGGSGRTAHVGRSQGGQRRAEWGQIHSRTNLMEAELMDADSDF; this is translated from the exons ATGTCTTCCCATGGCCGGAGTTCCATTGTTGGTGGGTTCGGGATGCTTTGCGTTTGGGCTGCCTCCTTTCTGGTTACTCATGCGGTAACGGTCCAGAGAAACGAAACAATTTTCAATGATTTCTGCAAGAAAACTACAACATGTGAAGTGCTTAAATATAATACATGTCTTGGGTCACCGCTACCGTACACGCACACGTCTCTTGTCTTGGCTGAAGACTCAAGTACCCAAGACGAAGCGTTTGAGAAGTTGGCCATGTGGTCTG GTCTGAGGAACGCCCCTCGGTGCTGGGCGGTCATCCAGCCCCTGCTGTGTGCCGTCTACATGCCCAAATGTGACAACGGGCAGGTGGAGCTTCCCAGCCAGCACCTGTGCCAGGCTACGCGTCGCCCCTGCAGCATTGTGGACCAGGAGAGGGGCTGGCCCAACTTCCTCAAGTGTGAGGAGACTGACAAGTACCCCATGGGCTGCACG AACGAGGTGCAGAAGCTGAAGTTCAACACGTCGGGACACTGCGAAGCCCCCCTGGTGAAGACAGACGTTCAGGCCAGCTGGTACAAAGATGTGGAGGGCTGCGGAATCCAGTGCAACAACCCCCTGTTCACTGACGAGGAGCACTCGGACATGCATGCCTACATCGCTGTGTTCGGCACCGTCACCCTGCTCTGCACCTTTTTCACTCTG GCCACCTTTCTGGCGGACTGGAAGAATTCAAACCGTTACCCCGCCGTCATCCTCTTCTACATCAATACCTGTTTCTTCATGGGCAGTATCGGCTGGCTGGCTCAGTTCATGGACGGAGCTCGCAAAGAGATTGTATGCAAGAGTGACAACACCATGCGTTTAGGGGAGCCCTC gtCTACCGAGACTCTGTCGTGTGTCATCATCTTCAGCCTCGTCTACTACTCTCTGATGTCTGGGGTGATCTGGTTCGTCATGCTGACCTACGCCTGGCACACGTCCTTCAAGGCCCTGGGCACCACCCACCAGCCCCTGTCGGGCAAGACCTCATACTTCCACATGGTCACATGGTCCGTCCCATTCATCCTCACTGTGACTATTCTAGCCACCGCTGAG GTGGATGGAGACTCTGTCAGTGGGATCTGTTTCGTTGGCTATAAGAACTACCACTACCGCGCTGGCTTTGTGTTGGCTCCCATTGGAGTTGTGCTTGTCATTGGTGGCTATTTCCTCATACGAG GAGTCATGACGTTGTTCTCCATCAAGAGTAACCACCCGGGTCTTCTGAGTGAGAAGGCTGCGAGCAAAATCAACGAAACAATGCTAAGACTTG GTATATTTGGATTCCTGGCGTTTGGCTTTGTCTTAATCACGTTTGGCTGCCACTTTTACGACTTCTTCAACCAGGCTGAGTGGGAGAAGAGCTTCAGAGAATATGTGTT GTGCGAGGCCAACGTGACGATCGCTCATCAGACCAACAAGCCGATCCCAGAATGTACCATCAAGAACCGTCCCAGTCTACTAGTAGAAAAGATTAATCTGTTCTCCATGTTCGGCACGGGCATCGCCATGAGCACCTGGGTGTGGACCAAGGCCACTATCCTCATCTGGAAACGCACCTGGTGCAA GGTTATCGGCCGTAGCGACGATGAGCCCAAGAGGATAAAGAAGAGCAAGATGATAGCCAAGGCCTTCTCCAAGCGCAAGGAGCTCCACAAAGACCCGGAGAAGGAGCTGTCCTTCAGCATGCACACTGTCTCCCATGACGGGCCAGTAG CTGGAATCAACTTTGACCTGAACGGGGAGCCATCCAATGAGATGTCTTCAGCCTGGGCCCAGCATGTGACCAAGATGGTGGCCAGGAGAGGTGCCATTCTGCCGCAGGACATCTCTGTCACCCCTACAGGGACACCTG TTCCACCGCCAGAGGAGAGGAAGCTGTGGATGGTGGAGGCGGAGATCTCTCCTGAGATGATGaagaggaaaaagaagaggaagaagaggaagaaggaggCGCGTCCTATGGAGGAGCTGGCCGAACACCAGGGCTACCGTCAGCGAGAGTTTGGCACCAGCTCGGTGCCACGGCTACCCAAGCTGCCCGGCCACAGGAGCCTGGTGGCCAATCTGAGGCAGCACCAGGAGGAGGCTGAGGACGTCCTACCAGGCTCTTACCCTGAGTTTAGGCCCTCTCAGCCCCTGCCCTACCAGGAGAGGTACGGAGGAGCCCTGGGGCCCTCCTCTAGCCAGAGGAGCAGgtaccctgacctcaaccccctcTCCCTCAGCGACCTGCCTGAGGACCTTGGCCTGGGGCCCCGCTGCCGCCCCCAAcaaccacccccctcctcctggCAGCACAATGGAGCGTTCCGCTACTCCGGGGAGGTGGCGCCTATGGCAGGGGGGTCTGGGAGGACGGCCCACGTGGGGAGGTCGCAGGGGGGTCAAAGGAGGGCGGAGTGGGGGCAGATCCACTCTAGAACCAACCTGATGGAGGCGGAGCTTATGGACGCTGACTCTGACTTCTGA
- the LOC121550084 gene encoding putative cation exchanger C521.04c yields MSHIKAPIADTERRRRRSTAESSDTQWDHDPRVYRRTSQCDRLCVDIGSHVAEATSPDVSHQYTPKLLSANKGSTTPFHYGEEVWQDGSSLKTTIRAENEVEANKLANNYRFGFRKWKSHVTERPIEDRSDIVRELYSELNFVRPQGSLITCGNIAYLILFGWWISLAYLLACPLMFLTIIGVPYGKLCWKLSCYFLWPFGKSILKPISLVRRCCVKFPHCEAIPEEADSKEVKESTPLLMPPSVPIEVPPQRTRYWCRVSTYVWLLLGYPLLGLIHGLACFLSWILVFTIPVAKMNARTLAVILLMPPEDVHICRLKKPQGCESQVLLCCYHAFNWYYYKYTMDGINVFAVNLLPLVITTLVVGYVDTENQFVSSEAKFTTAVSSIIPLSYYIGMGIASISAQSNFAVGAVVNATFGSITEMTFYITALLRGHQAGSKCYEEIVKAALTGTLLGCILFIPGISMIIGGFKHREQRFNSRSAGVSSALLFISVGGVFAPTLFSKAYGSLVCAGCTSSPANISGPFTCNDCHYDMSGSNEPLYLRHIEPLVYTISVLLPAAYLIGLIFTLKTHSHIYDIQVSDGHDHHQGQRPPGGANTAGASGGHGTVVHWSRLRALSVLIMATLLMAACADLTTEHIKPILDHSAISQYFIGVTVLAMVPEIPEIFNGIQFALQNNISLSLEVGNCIAVQVCMIQIPLLILFNTFYDVGFVLLFSDLHLWASIFSVIVVNYIFMDGKSDYFQGTALVVVYLILLALYFFAPSPPAC; encoded by the exons ATGTCCCACATTAAAGCTCCTATCGCTGATACGGAGAGGCGTAGGCGGAGGTCCACGGCTGAAAGTTCAG ATACCCAATGGGACCATGACCCCCGGGTCTACCGCCGTACATCCCAGTGTGACAGACTGTGTGTGGACATTGGCAGCCATGTGGCCGAGGCCACCTCCCCAGACGTCTCCCACCAATACACCCCCAAATTGCTCTCTGCAAACAAAG GAAGCACCACTCCTTTTCACTATGGGGAAGAGGTCTGGCAGGATGGCTCGAGCTTGAAGACCACCATCCGAGCGGAAAATGAAGTAGAGGCAAACAAACTGGCCAACAACTACAGG TTTGGCTTCAGAAAGTGGAAGAGTCACGTGACTGAGAGGCCCATCGAGGACAGGTCGGACATTGTGAGGGAGCTCTACTCAGAGCTGAACTTTGTCAGACCCCAAG GTTCTTTGATCACTTGTGGAAACATAGCGTACTTGATTTTATTTGGATGGTGGATCTCTTTAGCCTACCTCTTGGCCTGTCCTTTAATGTTTCTGACCATCATTGGAGTTCCTTATG GGAAGCTGTGTTGGAAGTTATCATGCTACTTTCTGTGGCCATTTGGGAAGTCCATACTAAAG CCCATCAGCCTGGTCAGGCGATGCTGTGTGAAGTTCCCTCACTGCGAGGCCATCCCAGAGGAAGCTGACTCAAAGGAGGTGAAGGAGTCCACGCCCCTGCTCATGCCCCCTTCTGTCCCCATCGAGGTCCCCCCACAACGGACGCGTTACTGG TGTCGTGTCAGTACCTACGTGTGGCTGTTGCTAGGCTACCCTCTCCTGGGGCTGATCCACGGCCTGGCCTGCTTCCTCTCCTGGATCCTGGTCTTCACCATCCCCGTGGCCAAGATGAATGCCCGCACCCTGGCCGTCATACTCCTCATGCCTCCCGAGGACGTCCACATCTGCCGGCTGAAAAAG CCCCAAGGGTGTGAGAGCCAAGTGCTTCTCTGTTGCTACCATGCCTTCAACTGGTATTACTACAAATACACCATGGACGGAATCAATGTCTTTGCTGTCA ACCTGCTGCCCCTGGTCATCACGACCCTGGTGGTCGGCTATGTGGACACAGAGAACCAGTTTGTCAGCTCGGAGGCCAAGTTCACCACTGCCGTCAGCTCCATCATCCCACTGTCCTATTACATTGGCATGGGCATCGCCAG TATCTCAGCTCAGAGTAACTTTGCGGTGGGAGCGGTGGTAAACGCTACGTTTGGCTCCATCACAGAGATGACCTTCTACATCACTGCCCTGCTGAGGGGTCACCAGGCCGGCTCCAAGTGCTATGAGGAGATCGTCAAGGCCGCTCTCACTGGAACCCTGCTGGGCTGTATTCTCTTTATCCCA GGTATCAGCATGATCATCGGGGGCTTTAAACACAGGGAGCAGAGGTTCAACAGCCGCTCTGCAGGGGTCAGCTCAGCTCTGCTCTTCATATCAGTAGGAG GCGTATTTGCCCCAACCCTGTTCTCCAAGGCCTACGGTAGCCTGGTGTGTGCAGGCTGTACCAGCTCTCCAGCCAACATTAGTGGGCCCTTTACCTGTAACGACTGCCACTATGACATG AGTGGAAGTAACGAGCCCTTGTATCTCAGACACATTGA GCCTCTGGTGTACACCATCTCTGTGTTGCTGCCTGCCGCCTACCTGATCGGCCTCATCTTCACCCTGAAGACCCACTCCCACATCTACGACATCCAAGTCAGTGACGGGCATGACCACCACCAGGGTCAGCGCCCACCGGGGGGTGCCAACACGGCCGGCGCCAGCG gcggtCATGGCACGGTCGTCCACTGGTCCAGGTTGAGGGCTCTGTCTGTACTGATCATGGCCACACTGCTAATGGCCGCCTGTGCCGACCTCACCACGGAGCACATCAAACCCATCCTCGACCACTCCGCCATCTCCCAG TATTTTATCGGCGTGACAGTGTTGGCGATGGTGCCGGAAATTCCCGAGATCTTCAACGGAATACAGTTTGCCCTGCAGAATAACATCAGTCTCAG CTTGGAGGTGGGAAACTGTATAGCAGTGCAAGTCTGCATGATTCAGATTCCTTTACTCATCTTGTTCAACACTTTCTAT GATGTGGGGTTCGTGCTCCTGTTCAGTGACTTGCATCTTTGGGCCAGCATCTTTAGTGTGATTGTGGTCAACTACATTTTCATGGATGGCAAGTCGGACTACTTTCAGG GTACTGCTTTGGTGGTGGTTTACCTCATTCTACTGGCATTGTACTTTTTCGCCCCATCACCCCCCGCCTGTTGA